In Luteitalea sp. TBR-22, one genomic interval encodes:
- a CDS encoding alpha/beta hydrolase — protein MFNETELIANDRQVLYAWTREPSGPTRGVVAHVHGMGEHSRRYDHLSAYWAARGYASAGFDQRGHGRSPGPRGHTPSYEQLLDDVAAFLESVTEKWGDLPVTLYGHSMGGNVVLSYGLQRQPALAVVASAPYLRFAREPTPGRLVLARALTHLAPAVSFANGLELAALSRDPLVVEAFRADPLVHDRVTATFFAEIRAAAASVLARAADTARPTLVMHGDADRITAASASREYVERTHGRATLKVWPGYYHELHNEPGWEAVAAYVLSWMEGVPHPARPMNDSRSS, from the coding sequence ATGTTCAACGAAACCGAGCTGATCGCCAACGACCGCCAGGTGCTGTACGCGTGGACCCGCGAGCCCTCCGGCCCCACGCGGGGCGTGGTGGCCCACGTGCACGGCATGGGGGAACACAGCCGCCGGTACGACCACCTTTCGGCCTACTGGGCGGCTCGCGGTTACGCGTCGGCAGGCTTCGATCAACGCGGGCATGGCCGCTCGCCGGGACCTCGTGGCCACACCCCCTCGTACGAGCAGCTGCTCGACGACGTCGCCGCGTTCTTGGAGTCCGTGACGGAGAAGTGGGGCGACCTGCCAGTCACGCTCTATGGGCACAGCATGGGTGGGAATGTCGTCCTGAGCTATGGACTTCAACGCCAGCCCGCACTCGCCGTCGTCGCCTCTGCCCCGTACCTGCGCTTCGCGCGCGAGCCGACACCCGGCCGTCTGGTGCTGGCCCGCGCACTGACACACCTGGCGCCGGCCGTGAGCTTCGCCAACGGTCTCGAGCTGGCGGCGCTGTCTCGCGACCCGCTTGTCGTCGAGGCATTCCGGGCCGACCCGCTCGTCCATGACCGGGTCACCGCCACCTTCTTTGCCGAGATTCGAGCCGCGGCGGCCAGTGTGCTGGCGCGGGCTGCAGACACGGCGCGCCCCACCCTGGTCATGCACGGCGACGCCGATCGGATCACCGCAGCGTCGGCCTCACGGGAGTATGTCGAACGGACGCACGGACGCGCGACGCTGAAAGTGTGGCCAGGCTACTACCACGAGTTGCACAACGAGCCCGGTTGGGAGGCTGTCGCAGCATACGTCCTGTCCTGGATGGAAGGTGTCCCTCACCCCGCCCGTCCGATGAACGACTCCCGGTCCTCGTGA